The genomic stretch ATTTTCTTACTTGGTTGGGAAAAGAAAAACGTATTTTACTTCATGCAGGCGGGCAGAGTCGTCGTTTGCCCGGATATGCGCCATCCGGCAAAATTCTTACCCCCATTCCTGTATTCCGGTGGGCCAGAGGACAACGGCTGTCACAAAATCTGCTTTCCCTCCAGCTCCCTTTATATGAACAAATCATGGAGAAAGCTCCGTCTTCTCTTCATACATTGATTGCAAGTGGGGATGTTTATATCCGTGCGGGCCAACCGCTTCAGACTATTCCTGATGCGGATGTGGTGTGTTACGGTTTATGGGTAGATCCTAATCTGGCAAAGAACCATGGTGTTTTTGTTTCTTCACGAGTCACTCCCGATAAGCTTGATTTCATGCTTCAAAAACCTTCGGTGGAGGAATTGGGGAAATTAATGCAAACCCATCTTTTTCTGATGGATATCGGAATTTGGCTGTTAAGTGACCGTGCGGTTAGTCTGTTGGTAAAACGATCTTATAAGGAAGGAAAACTCTCTTATTATGACATGTATTCTGATTTCGGACTTACATTGGGAGAGCATCCGCGTATGATGGACGATGAGCTTAACAAGCTGAGTGTGGCTATTCTGCCGTTGCCTGGAGGGGAGTTTTATCATTACGGAACCAGTCGTGAACTTATTTCTTCTACATTGGCTGTACAAAATCTGGTAAACGACCAGCGGGAGATTATGCACAAGAAGGTAAAACCGCATCCGGCCATGTTTGTTCAGAATGCTGAGGTAGGTTATCAACTTACCTCACAAAATTCGGAAATATGGATAGAGAACAGTTGTGTAGGAGCAGGATGGAATATCCATCACCAGACTATCATAACAGGTGTTCCCGTTAATAATTGGAACTTGGAGGTTCCGTCTGGTGTGTGTATTGATGTGGTTCCTTTTGGAGAATCGGGCTATGTAGCGCGTCCATACGGCTTCAATGATACTTTCAAGGGATCTTTGGCCAAGGAAGAAACATATTATCAAGGAATGTCTGTAGGTGAGTGGTGTGCTGTGCGCGGCATTTCGGTGGAAGAAATAGAAAACGGTCACGACTTGCAGGCCGCGCGTTTGTTTCCGGTTTGCTCATCTGTAGAGGAATTGGGAGCAGTTATGCGCTGGATGGTTTCTGAACCGGTATTACAGCAAGGAAAAGAAATATGGCAACGCTGTCGTAAATTGTCTGCTGATGATATATCCGCTTATTCTAATCTTTACCGTCTGGCAGAACAGCGTGAAGCTTTCCGGATAAAGAATTGGCCGGCATTGGCGCATAATTATGAACGAAGTGTCTTTTATCAGCTCAATTTGGAGAATGCTGCCGGAGAATTTGCCCGGTATGACCTGTCGTTGCCTGAGCCTTTATCAGAATCGGCTCCGTTGATGACACGTATCAGTGACAATATGTTCCGTGCCCGGGTGCAGCAGCTTAAGGGGCTGGCTTATCGGGAATATGAAAATGAGGCTTTTCGTTTGATGCGCGACGGACTTACTGCTTCGGCTTTAGCCAAGAGGCAGCAACCGCATTTGTCAGTGTACTCTGATCAGATTGTCTGGGGGCGCAGTCCGGTCCGTATTGATCTGGCCGGCGGGTGGACGGATACTCCACCTTATTGCTTGAATGAAGGGGGGAATGTGGTGAATATTGCTATTGAGTTGAACGGGCAGCCTCCTTTACAAGTTTACGTGAAACCTTGTCGGGAATATAAAATAATCCTTCGTTCTATAGACTTAGGCGCTATGGAAGTGGTTACAACTTATGGGGAGGTAAGAGGTTTCATGCAAGTGGGCTCCCCATTCTCTATACCTAAAGCGGCATTGGTGCTGGCAGGTTTCCAGCCGGGCTTTTCCACCGAATCGTATGTTTCACTGGAAGAGCAGTTGAAGGCGTTTGGTTCCGGAATGGAAATTACTCTGCTTTCTGCGATTCCTGCGGGCTCCGGTCTGGGTACAAGTTCTATTCTTGCATCGACTGTGCTGGGGGCAATCTCTGATTTTTGCGGGCTGAACTGGGATAAGAACGAGATATGTAACCGTACGCTTATTCTGGAACAGTTGCTGACTACCGGCGGGGGGTGGCAAGATCAATACGGAGGTGTGCTTCGTGGTGTGAAATTATTGCAGACCCATGCAGGTATGGATCAGAGTCCATTAGTGCGCTGGTTGCCCGATTATTTGTTTACAGGTGGCGAATATCAGAAGTGCCATTTGCTTTATTACACGGGAATTACCCGTACAGCCAAAGGAATTTTAGCTGAAATCGTGCGTAGCATGTTCCTCAACTCCACAGAGCATTTGTCTATACTTGGCGGTATGAAGGGGCATGCTCTTGACTTGTACGAAGCCATTCAGCGTGGGAATTTCGATGAAATGGGGCGTTTGGTTGGTAAAAGCTGGAAGCTGAACCAAGCGTTGGATCCCGGCACTAATCCCGAGGCAGTTGAGGCTATCATTCGCCGGATTGATGATTATTGCCTGGGATATAAATTGCCAGGTGCGGGGGGAGGAGGCTATCTTTATATGGTGGCTAAAGATCCTGAGGCTGCTATACGTATTCGAAGTATTCTTGCTCAGAACCCACCCAACAGTTGTGCCCGTTTCGTTGATATGGCTTTGTCCGACAAAGGCTTGCAAATTAGCCGAAGCTAGTTATAACTGAATAGAGTTGGGAAACCAGCCGGGTGATATTTTCTTTAGCAAACTCCGGTTCCATTGCCTTCTCCAGGGTGATGGGGCCGGGGGCTATAGAGAATATACCTTTGAATCCCGCTTTGTTTAATTCCGGCAGGTTTTCTATACTGCCTGCCAGTACAATAACGGGGATATGTTCTTTTTGTGCTTCCTTTAGTATCCTGTATGGAACTTTTCCCATAGCTGTCTGTCGGTCTGCTTTTCCCTCGCCCGTAATAATGAGGTCTGCTCCTTTTATTTTCTCGGAGAAGTCGATGGCTTTCAATAATAATTCTGTTCCCGGTTTTAGCTCTGCGTTAAAAAAAGCCAGCAGTCCGCCACCCATGCCTCTGGCTGCACCTGCACCGGGGTAGTTCGTGATATCTTTTCCTGTCGTTTTCTTTATAACTTCGGCTAATGATTGCATGCCTTCATCCAGCCTTTGCACCATTTTAGGATCGGTTCCTTTTTGTTGTGAAAGATATATGCCGCTCCGTCAGGACCGTAAAAAGGGTTGGTTACATCACATGCTACCACGAAGTGTGTTTCTTTTAGTGCGGGGTGAATACCGGATGTGTCTATGCTGCTTTTTCCTTCCTAAAGTTTTTCAAGAGTGGTAGCATTGGCATCTGTTTTTGCTAACTCAGTTGTGTGTGCTGCGTACCTCGTCCTGTGTTTTCCGTAGCTGTCTTCCCTTCCCTGTCCTGGCTTACGGTGTTTGGTTGCCCCTCCGGACTCGCGCCTTCCCCTTCTTTAGTTCCAGCTCTTCCGTTTTTGTTTACGCGCGTGCGAATATTATAATGTGTCTGTCTTTTTCCTCTCGTGTCCTCCGTTATAAAAACCTTCTTTGTAACACATCTGTGATTCAGCGTATTACAAAAAAGTTTCAGGGAATCCGGATAATTTGTCTTGTGAAAGTTTGCCTGTTAGCGTTAAAAGGTCTACTTTTGCACCCGCAATCGAGAGAGATGCGGCACTTCAGACAGTGTTACTGACTTGGTGAAACAAACGTGGGAGATTTCCTTGATAGTGATCTGCACCTGGTATCTTACCTTAGCGGGGCTAAGGGAGCGAGAACGGATAAGACCTCGGGAGGATGGATGGTCCGCCTTTTATGGAAGTTTCGAAAAAAAACTTTTTCAAAAAAAACTTTCGAAAACATTTGGTGGTTACGATAAAATCTCTTACCTTTGCATCCGCTTTCGGAAACGATGGCAAACAGGAATAAGAGTTCTTTGAAAGATTTAAGATAAACAAACAAGTAGTACAAGCCGGTGCACCATATATATAATATGGTGTACGGAAAAACAAGAACCGTCAATATTTTTATTGTATTGATAGATTTGGAGTCCTTGAGCGTAAAGTCAACTTAAGTGTTGAAAGAATATTTTTACAATGAAGAGTTTGATCCTGGCTCAGGATGAACGCTAGCTACAGGCTTAACACATGCAAGTCGAGGGGCAGCATGGTCTTAGCTTGCTAAGGCTGATGGCGACCGGCGCACGGGTGAGTAACACGTATCCAACCTGCCGTCTACTCTTGGCCAGCCTTCTGAAAGGAAGATTAATCCAGGATGGGATCATGAGTTCACATGTC from Phocaeicola dorei encodes the following:
- a CDS encoding bifunctional fucokinase/fucose-1-phosphate guanylyltransferase, translated to MKKLLSLPPNLVECFHDIEKADRTEWFCTSDPIGSKLGSGGGTAWLLEACHQKVTPDSDFLTWLGKEKRILLHAGGQSRRLPGYAPSGKILTPIPVFRWARGQRLSQNLLSLQLPLYEQIMEKAPSSLHTLIASGDVYIRAGQPLQTIPDADVVCYGLWVDPNLAKNHGVFVSSRVTPDKLDFMLQKPSVEELGKLMQTHLFLMDIGIWLLSDRAVSLLVKRSYKEGKLSYYDMYSDFGLTLGEHPRMMDDELNKLSVAILPLPGGEFYHYGTSRELISSTLAVQNLVNDQREIMHKKVKPHPAMFVQNAEVGYQLTSQNSEIWIENSCVGAGWNIHHQTIITGVPVNNWNLEVPSGVCIDVVPFGESGYVARPYGFNDTFKGSLAKEETYYQGMSVGEWCAVRGISVEEIENGHDLQAARLFPVCSSVEELGAVMRWMVSEPVLQQGKEIWQRCRKLSADDISAYSNLYRLAEQREAFRIKNWPALAHNYERSVFYQLNLENAAGEFARYDLSLPEPLSESAPLMTRISDNMFRARVQQLKGLAYREYENEAFRLMRDGLTASALAKRQQPHLSVYSDQIVWGRSPVRIDLAGGWTDTPPYCLNEGGNVVNIAIELNGQPPLQVYVKPCREYKIILRSIDLGAMEVVTTYGEVRGFMQVGSPFSIPKAALVLAGFQPGFSTESYVSLEEQLKAFGSGMEITLLSAIPAGSGLGTSSILASTVLGAISDFCGLNWDKNEICNRTLILEQLLTTGGGWQDQYGGVLRGVKLLQTHAGMDQSPLVRWLPDYLFTGGEYQKCHLLYYTGITRTAKGILAEIVRSMFLNSTEHLSILGGMKGHALDLYEAIQRGNFDEMGRLVGKSWKLNQALDPGTNPEAVEAIIRRIDDYCLGYKLPGAGGGGYLYMVAKDPEAAIRIRSILAQNPPNSCARFVDMALSDKGLQISRS